From the Corynebacterium sp. P3-F1 genome, the window GATCCCATCACTGCAGGTAAGGATCATGAAATCACCGCGATCGTGGATCGTGCGCGGGGCGGTGAAGCGAGTGGGCATGGTGGCGAAGACGTGCCGATCTTCGCCACTGAAGTGACGTCATTCGCGGCAGCAGCTACAGCCGCGGCGACGAAACTACCGGTCACGGTGCTTGCCTATGCCGATCCGCGCGTGACCAAGGAGTCGATGGATCAGGTCGCGGGCCAGAAGGCGCTCGCATTGGGCCGGCAATTCGGCAGCACCGAACGGTTCCGCTCCACGATCGACCTGGCCAAGAACGGTGAACTTCCCGGCGGCGGTGGTCTCGTGTTCCCGGGGCGCCGTATGATCGCCACCTACGGCCATCCTTCCGGCCCTGCACTGGGGCAAATGGGGGAGCAGCCCCCGGCGGAAGCGGTCGGCGTGGTGAAAGAGTGGGTGCGCCAGTACCAGGAGCTCACCGATGAAACCGTGGTCCCTGCTTTTGAAATTATCGCCACCGTGGCCTCATCTGAGCCGGGGGACGACGGCAACTTCACAAACGAATCGGATCCGGCAGAACTCGTGCCGTACATCGATGCGATCACCGAGGCTGGCGGATATGCCGTCATCGATCTGCAACCGGGTCTGACCACGTTCAAGGAACAGGCGCTCCGCTACGAGGAACTGCTTAAGCGCCCGAACGTCGGCCTGGCTCTCGATGCCGAGTGGAAGCTTCAGCCTGGGCAGCAACCGGCCGCGCAGGTGGGTTCCTCGTCTGCAGCGGAGGTCAATGAAGCAACGGAATGGCTCGCGCAGCTCACCAGGGAGAACAATCTCCCGCAGAAAGCTTTGATTGTTCATCAATTTCAGCTGGCCATGTTGCCGGACCGTCAGAATATTGACACCTCTGCACCCGAGCTCTCCTTCATTTTGCACGCGGACGGGCACGGAACGACCGAGCAGAAATTTGAGACGTGGAATGTCATGCGCCAGGACCTGCAGCCGCAGTTCTTCATGGCATGGAAGAATTTCATCGATGAAGACCTTCCGATGTTCACTCCTGAGCAGACCTACAACATGGTGCAGCCGCGACCGTGGTTTGTTAGCTATCAATAGGGTCGAATTGAGAGGCTAACCCTAAGCGACGCGCAGGTGCCGTGGCGTATGCTCGTGGGCATGCGTTTTGGACGAATTGCTACACCTGAGGGAATGACATTCGCGGTCATCGACGATGAAGCGACCACCGCGAAGCAGATTGCGGGAACTCCATTCACGGATCCCGACTACACGGGCAAAGAGTGGGCCGTCGATGACGTACGCCTGCTCGCCCCGATGCTCCCCAGCAAGGTTGTCGCTATCGGCCGTAACTACGCCGACCACGTGGCCGAGGTGTTCAAGCAGTCGGCGGAGCACTTGCCGCCGACCCTCTTTCTCAAGCCGCCGACAGCCGTGATCGGGCCTGAGGCTCCCATCAAGATCCCGGAATTTGCCACCCGCGTGGAATTCGAAGGTGAGCTGGCACTGGTTATCGGCGTTCCGTGCAAGAACGTCAAGGCTGAAGATTGGAAAACCGTGGTGCGGGGCGTGACCATCGTCAACGATGTTTCCTCGCGTGACCTGCAGTTTACTGACGGTCAGTGGGCGCGCGCCAAGGGCATCGACACATTCTGCCCGCTGGGTCCCTGGATTGAGACGGATCTGGACCGATTCGACTTCGACGACCTTCCCATCAAGGCGCACCTCACCCACGATGGAACGACGGAGACCAAGCAGGATTCCAACTCCAACCAGATGATCTGGAAGCTGGGAAAGATCATCGAGTTCATCACGTCGGCGTACACCTTGTTGCCGGGTGATGTCATTTGCACCGGTTCGCCCGCCGGGACCGCCGAGATGGTGCCGGGCGACTCGATCGAGGTTGAGATCGAAGGCCTCGGCTCGCTGAAGAACCCAGTCGAGCGCGCTTAGCGCAGACT encodes:
- a CDS encoding fumarylacetoacetate hydrolase family protein; translated protein: MRFGRIATPEGMTFAVIDDEATTAKQIAGTPFTDPDYTGKEWAVDDVRLLAPMLPSKVVAIGRNYADHVAEVFKQSAEHLPPTLFLKPPTAVIGPEAPIKIPEFATRVEFEGELALVIGVPCKNVKAEDWKTVVRGVTIVNDVSSRDLQFTDGQWARAKGIDTFCPLGPWIETDLDRFDFDDLPIKAHLTHDGTTETKQDSNSNQMIWKLGKIIEFITSAYTLLPGDVICTGSPAGTAEMVPGDSIEVEIEGLGSLKNPVERA
- a CDS encoding cell wall-binding repeat-containing protein; amino-acid sequence: MSTAAIAVSTSMLLAGCSVFGGAGTGDSGSAESSTAGGNSLAASLVEDGSAVIADPDGTGAEVSQKFFPESDAVVVSGPDREDRLKAAAIAVDLGVPMLVRYTAPAAAAAVDEEIRRLGATRVINVGEEAGAETDPDDLQLITDTDPITAGKDHEITAIVDRARGGEASGHGGEDVPIFATEVTSFAAAATAAATKLPVTVLAYADPRVTKESMDQVAGQKALALGRQFGSTERFRSTIDLAKNGELPGGGGLVFPGRRMIATYGHPSGPALGQMGEQPPAEAVGVVKEWVRQYQELTDETVVPAFEIIATVASSEPGDDGNFTNESDPAELVPYIDAITEAGGYAVIDLQPGLTTFKEQALRYEELLKRPNVGLALDAEWKLQPGQQPAAQVGSSSAAEVNEATEWLAQLTRENNLPQKALIVHQFQLAMLPDRQNIDTSAPELSFILHADGHGTTEQKFETWNVMRQDLQPQFFMAWKNFIDEDLPMFTPEQTYNMVQPRPWFVSYQ